Sequence from the Rubidibacter lacunae KORDI 51-2 genome:
TCCCGATCAGCTGGATGCCAGCTTCGAAGGTTTCCAGGATCTCGTAGAGGTGTCGGGCTTTGCGATTGTCGCTAACAATCTTTATGCCTTCCGAGCCGTTCGTTGCTGCCATGGGAGAAATGCGTGCGTCTGTTTCCTCATTGTGCAGCGAATGCGTTAGTAGGCAGCTGGTGTACAGTTTCTTAACGAAAGCTTGACATCGCCCCTGAGAACTGTAACGCTGGATACAGAAGCAGTGAGCTTCCCTCCCGGTTGCGGTCGATCGAATCCTGGCTGATTTTCTTCTAGGAGGTACCGTCTGTAAAGGGAGTTCGCCGTTGCACCGCGTTATTTCCGCATTGTGCCCCGCATCAAGGCACTAATGTCGCGAACGTTAGCGTGTTAGCGCGGCTGACAAGGTAGGTAGGGAGACAGGACGCTCGTTATTTATTGAGCGTCCTTTTTCTTGTTTGGTGCTTTATGTTGATTCAACGCTGCGTCCAGTGTGCCAGCCACGTTCGAGTTAGTCGGTTGCAGTGCCGAACGCCTGCAAACCGTGCGCCAAACTCAGGCAGAGGGTGGTGCGTCGGCATCGTCGTCGCGCGCAGGCGTCAGGGCATCCCATGCCGCGCGCGCAGCATCTTGGACGCGATCGCCCAAGCTGGCAACGTCGCGAACGAGAGCATCCCAGTTCTTTTCGGCATCGGCGCGCATCATCTCGACCGCCTGCTCGATGCGCTCGGGGTCGAAGAGATCGGTTGCCTCAACCTCTTTACGGGCGCGACGTACAGCTTCGAGGTAGTTATCAAGGGCAAACTCGCCAGCTTTCTGGGCTTCGACTTGGGCTTTACGCGCGATTGCCTCGATCAGGCTGCGCGTTTCCGCTCGAACCTGCTCGGAGGCCCCGGGCATGTGTTGGTCGACGAGGGCACCAGCGCGATCGTTAGCCTCGATGATTGCGCTTTCGCGGGGTAATTGTGATTCTTCAGTCATAATGGACACCTCACTCGGTTGCGTCGCGACTGCTCAACCGTCTCCATATTAATCCGGCTGTTGAGATCGCGCTGCCTTCCCCGGTCATCGAGCTTGTCAATTCGGAATGGAAGTGATGCCGAGGTAAAAAAGGTGAGTATCGGATGCTAGAGGTAGAAACTGCGACTCGAGGAAATTATGATTCTTGGCGTCTTCCACGTTCAAGTTCCCGAGAGTACCTAGGGCTTGCTGAAAAAGGCTGGAATGGTTTCAGCGAGAAGGTTCCAGCGTTTTCTGCGTCAGAGAAGTGCAAGGTTATGGTTGCTAGAGCCTCAAAACCCTTGCACTTGAGCCGAGAACTAGGGGCGAAAATCTGGGGCTAGATGGCGAAAGCCTGATTTCATGAGCTCTCTGTCCCCTAAATTCGCTTTGTGGACTTTTTCAGCAAGCCCTACCTAGCTTGGATTATTCATGAACTCTTATGAGGAGACCCTAAACCTATTGCCTTGCAAGACTTGCAGACTTTTTCGCTCAATCACAGTGCGTTTCTATACGCGAAGATTGGAGCCTTCTCAGAGCAAGGGTTTGAGGCTTCGTCAAAATCTTCGTTAATAAACCAGGCTAGGAACTCCGGGCACTGCTGCGCAAGGAGAAGCATCTGTCATTGAGAGATCGCTTGCAAGTGTGCTACTTGATTCGAGCCGAGCAGTTGACGGTCTCGACCCCAGCGTGGGTGCTAGGCAAACATCAATGCACACTCCAGCGCCGGCGCGCACGTTTTCGCCTGGGCAGTCAGCCACAACTGCGGGCGCAGTCCACTAGCCCCGGTCGGCCGCATGTCATCCCCGATTGCGCGGTGCGCTTCCTCCGGAAGCAACTCCTGGTCCCGGTGGGTGGGTTCGAGCGCTAAACATGCATTTAGCAATGACTGCTTACCGCACTGGGTATCAAGCCGGACTAGACCGCCGCCAATCACTTGATGCGCACCGGCTGCAAGCAAGATCGAAGGCTGATTGAGAGACAGACTCACGTGTCTCACTCTACGCAAGCTTCAGGCGAGAATTCAGGGGTTTCAGGAAGATGTGTCAGTCAGCCAAGACTTGAAAGATTCGCGGCCGCGCTTTCGACGGCAGAGTCATTAGTGGCATGCGGCTTTAAATAAATTTAGGGGCGGAACCGTCACTGGAAACTCTTACCAGATGAATGTGGTTGCGCCCGCGGTATATAACTTCATTCACGACGCTCTATCTGTCACGAGAATTCTTTGATTTAGAGTCATTAGAAACCGATTTGGAGGTGCTAAATACCCAGATCGTTCGTCTTCGCTAAAATTGATTGCAGCTATACCTTGTCAAAGTTGTAGCCCACCACCACTACTTTTTTGACCCTGCGCGCACCAACAACCGAAAGCTTGCGAGCGACCGAACTAGTTGGGATTTAGCGACACAGCAAGGACGCGCGCGTATTAACACCTGTTGTTGGATTCACGCCACTGGCAATCGCGCATAGTTTCTTGACTTCCGTGCGATCGAGGACCGCGTCGGAGAAGTCTGCCCCTTCGATCTTGGCGTCGTCAAAGGTAGAACGCAGCAACATGGCTTCGGTAAGGATGGCGTTGCTGAAGTCGGTGCCCTTGAAGCTGGTCAAATAACCGATGCCGTAGGCAAAATTCGCACCGCTAAAGTCGGCATTCTTCAGCGATGAACCGGTGAATACGGCTCCGCGCAAGTCAGCATCGCTGAAATTGGCATCTTCAAGATCGGCACCCGAAAATTCTACTTCGATCAACGACTGGCCGGCGTAATCTTTGGTCTCCACTTTGGCATCGTTAAAGGAACGCACGGCAGTGGACGTAGCTGCACCGGCCGGTATCGGAGCGAGCAGGAATGCGATCGCCCACATCGCGATCGCGATACGGAGAAGAGATTGGGCAGTAACTTGCATAATTGAATCGACGATAACGGCACGAACTCCAGAGTATCTTAATTTTTCTTCAAACTCTACTGTCTGGCTGACGTTTTCGGCCG
This genomic interval carries:
- a CDS encoding pentapeptide repeat-containing protein; amino-acid sequence: MSTEVLVIRSAENVSQTVEFEEKLRYSGVRAVIVDSIMQVTAQSLLRIAIAMWAIAFLLAPIPAGAATSTAVRSFNDAKVETKDYAGQSLIEVEFSGADLEDANFSDADLRGAVFTGSSLKNADFSGANFAYGIGYLTSFKGTDFSNAILTEAMLLRSTFDDAKIEGADFSDAVLDRTEVKKLCAIASGVNPTTGVNTRASLLCR